The Xanthobacter flavus genome includes a window with the following:
- the tlpA gene encoding thiol:disulfide interchange protein TlpA: MTNADDSRATDPQNTATGPAPGAPVARRSSAVRTIGVVALATLAGAVAGALALYGMNRLPGNAPQGQSVANVPAAAPLAGAADPACAGTVERVRAFAPLAKGELAALALATEPRRLPPLTFADASGKPVTLADFKGRVVLLNLWATWCVPCRKEMPALDHLEKRLGGPDFAVVAVNLDTRDPDKPKAFLSEIGVNSLAFYADPATKTFQALRGVGRGFGLPTTLLIDRNGCEMAYLAGPAEWGGADAEALVKAAIGAGRADAGAAR, encoded by the coding sequence ATGACGAATGCCGACGACAGCCGCGCGACAGACCCTCAGAACACGGCAACCGGCCCCGCGCCGGGCGCGCCGGTGGCGAGGCGCTCTTCCGCGGTGAGGACGATCGGCGTGGTCGCGCTGGCGACGCTCGCAGGCGCCGTGGCCGGCGCGCTCGCCCTATACGGGATGAACCGCCTTCCCGGCAATGCACCGCAGGGCCAGAGCGTCGCGAACGTGCCGGCGGCGGCCCCGCTGGCCGGCGCCGCAGACCCCGCCTGCGCCGGAACCGTGGAGCGGGTCCGGGCCTTCGCGCCCCTCGCGAAAGGCGAGCTGGCTGCGCTGGCGCTGGCCACCGAGCCGCGCCGCCTGCCGCCCCTCACCTTCGCCGATGCTTCCGGCAAGCCCGTGACGCTGGCCGACTTCAAGGGCCGGGTGGTGCTGCTCAATCTCTGGGCCACCTGGTGCGTGCCCTGCCGCAAGGAGATGCCGGCTCTCGACCATCTGGAGAAGAGGCTTGGCGGGCCCGACTTCGCCGTGGTGGCGGTCAATCTGGATACGCGCGACCCCGACAAGCCGAAGGCCTTCCTCTCAGAGATCGGCGTCAACAGCCTCGCTTTCTATGCTGATCCCGCCACCAAGACATTCCAGGCCCTGCGCGGGGTGGGGCGCGGCTTCGGCCTGCCCACCACCCTCCTGATCGACCGCAACGGCTGCGAGATGGCCTATCTGGCCGGCCCGGCGGAATGGGGCGGTGCCGATGCCGAGGCGCTGGTGAAAGCCGCCATCGGGGCCGGCCGCGCCGATGCCGGTGCCGCCCGATAA
- the wecB gene encoding non-hydrolyzing UDP-N-acetylglucosamine 2-epimerase — MKILSIFGTRPEAIKMAPLVQALNREPAVQSLVCVTGQHREMLDQVLRLFDLSPDFDLGLMSHNQGLNDLAGGALTAIDRVLDEVRPDRVLVHGDTTTAMAAALAAFHRRIPVGHVEAGLRTYHLGQPFPEEMNRRIVDLCSDLLFAPTPGSRDNLLSEQLEGQVFVTGNTVIDALQAIQHRLDADPGLRAALDADLPQLDPRHRILLVTGHRRENFGEGFRTICEALDQIADRGDVEIVYPVHLNPNVKGPVTAALAGRPNVHLVPPLDYLPFQRLMQRSHLVLTDSGGVQEEAPALGKPVLVMREVTERPEAVHAGTVQLVGTGRADIVNAVTRLLDDSAAYAAYAGRINPYGDGHACRRIVDCICGRPVQEFSPLPFPPAASAPRRPAGLDALLVRD; from the coding sequence TTGAAAATATTATCGATTTTCGGCACACGGCCCGAAGCGATCAAGATGGCGCCCCTGGTTCAGGCTTTGAACCGGGAACCGGCCGTGCAGTCGCTCGTCTGTGTGACCGGACAGCACCGGGAGATGCTGGACCAGGTTTTGCGCCTTTTCGACCTCTCGCCCGACTTCGATCTTGGCCTTATGTCTCACAATCAGGGGTTGAATGATCTGGCCGGTGGAGCGCTGACCGCCATCGACCGCGTGCTCGATGAGGTCAGGCCCGACCGCGTGCTCGTCCACGGGGACACGACGACCGCCATGGCCGCCGCACTCGCCGCCTTCCACCGGCGCATTCCGGTGGGACATGTGGAGGCGGGCCTGCGCACCTATCACCTCGGCCAGCCGTTCCCCGAGGAGATGAACCGCCGCATCGTCGATCTGTGCAGCGACCTCCTGTTCGCGCCCACCCCCGGCTCCCGCGACAACCTCCTGTCGGAGCAACTGGAGGGGCAGGTGTTCGTCACCGGAAACACGGTGATCGACGCCCTGCAGGCGATTCAGCACCGCCTCGACGCCGATCCCGGCCTGCGTGCCGCCCTCGACGCCGATTTGCCGCAGCTCGATCCGCGCCATCGCATCCTGCTTGTGACGGGGCACCGGCGGGAGAATTTCGGCGAGGGCTTCCGCACCATCTGCGAGGCCCTGGACCAGATCGCCGACCGCGGCGACGTGGAAATCGTCTATCCCGTCCACCTCAATCCCAACGTCAAGGGTCCGGTGACGGCGGCGCTTGCCGGCCGGCCCAATGTGCATCTCGTGCCGCCGCTCGACTATTTGCCGTTCCAGCGGCTGATGCAGCGCAGCCATCTCGTGCTCACCGATTCCGGTGGCGTGCAGGAGGAGGCGCCCGCGCTGGGCAAGCCCGTCCTCGTCATGCGCGAGGTGACGGAACGCCCGGAGGCGGTCCATGCCGGCACGGTCCAGCTCGTCGGCACGGGACGCGCCGACATCGTCAACGCGGTGACCCGCCTTCTCGACGACTCGGCGGCCTATGCGGCCTATGCCGGGCGCATCAATCCCTACGGCGACGGGCATGCCTGCCGCCGGATCGTGGACTGCATCTGCGGGCGGCCGGTGCAGGAATTTTCCCCTCTGCCCTTCCCGCCTGCCGCGTCCGCCCCTCGGCGCCCCGCCGGCCTCGACGCCCTGCTCGTGAGAGACTGA
- a CDS encoding cellulose biosynthesis cyclic di-GMP-binding regulatory protein BcsB: MRHVPSLIARGGAARGRAARRIPTFAAALVLPVTLLAAWPAAAQSRTPAPVVAQAPAAQMPIVPQPVPAYVPPVDPILSAIQERAADSRVTRSVTLGDLGIEGPVVLQGMDARRDIYLPVPAGVALENASIAVDGEYLRGDGGRTTMVLSVDGTPVYSRRLEGDTGSASATVAVDNRPRDTGFVRFGTAWSSVIGEALCADERGIGNVLKLRPSTRFTYSFDAGQVRTLATAWSGMPGSGALLVAGGTLSKDTYDTAWRLGLALETAGKRLVVKTLPSIGDEVDLSNLDVPASLRAVAPFSSFVGVRSYRIRDASELGALLVLPGSPLGADVAVADVALLSGIRGALDALGARLGTASAAFTEWRGKSASLGSATIAPDEVSLQFLAGRPIIAVGGAAGGKATQLFDGFWRTSLTSGSVMIRAVDAGADRPSSVLLNTLGPTEGNLDVLARGDWVVTFDLAAATGGRSLPSRLNLDVAAAPGASTSEPVAAVFLNDVLLAAKRLDANGHPEHISAAVPPYALAARNVLRVTFQRQPVSDRCRETPQAFPVSVLPTSHFELGGAAPSGDFLGVISAMAAGGKLLVPDSYLATAKASLPRVVRAAAAAGMPAGTSTFEVASLGTPFRATGGFLALDVPVQGVTAKAKVDGDRLIVGTDERARLLDITGLRNVALVQAVRGDDARGILWQSIGPVAMTPAKPVRLSKGDVALVGVDGTLTELTASGAAPGTVRVADTDGPAGTLQRLWQNSSDWGLPLGIGAAALFFLLLIRASQVRRRGN, translated from the coding sequence ATGCGACACGTTCCCTCCCTCATCGCCCGTGGCGGGGCCGCCCGGGGCCGCGCCGCGCGGCGGATTCCGACATTCGCCGCCGCGCTCGTCTTGCCGGTGACCCTGCTTGCGGCCTGGCCGGCCGCGGCCCAGTCGCGCACGCCGGCACCCGTCGTCGCGCAGGCGCCTGCCGCGCAGATGCCGATCGTGCCGCAGCCGGTCCCGGCCTATGTGCCGCCGGTGGATCCGATCCTCTCGGCGATCCAGGAGCGGGCGGCCGACAGCCGCGTGACACGGTCCGTCACCCTCGGAGACCTGGGCATCGAGGGACCCGTCGTGCTGCAGGGCATGGACGCCCGCCGCGACATCTATCTGCCCGTGCCCGCCGGCGTTGCGCTCGAAAATGCCTCGATCGCGGTCGACGGCGAGTATCTGCGCGGCGACGGCGGCCGCACCACCATGGTGCTCTCGGTGGACGGCACGCCCGTCTACTCGCGGCGCCTGGAAGGCGACACCGGCAGCGCCAGCGCCACGGTGGCGGTGGACAACCGGCCGCGCGACACCGGCTTCGTGCGGTTCGGCACCGCCTGGTCGTCGGTGATCGGCGAGGCGCTCTGCGCCGACGAGCGCGGCATCGGCAACGTGCTGAAGCTGCGTCCCTCCACCCGCTTCACCTACAGCTTTGACGCCGGGCAGGTGCGCACCCTCGCCACCGCCTGGAGTGGCATGCCCGGCTCGGGCGCGCTTCTGGTGGCCGGCGGCACCCTGTCCAAGGACACCTACGACACCGCCTGGCGCCTCGGCCTCGCGCTCGAAACCGCCGGCAAGCGCCTGGTGGTGAAGACGCTGCCTTCCATCGGCGACGAGGTGGACCTTTCCAATCTCGACGTGCCGGCGTCGCTGCGCGCCGTCGCCCCCTTCTCCAGCTTCGTGGGCGTCAGGAGCTACCGTATCCGCGATGCGTCCGAACTCGGCGCTCTGCTGGTTCTGCCCGGCTCGCCGCTCGGCGCGGACGTGGCGGTGGCGGACGTGGCTCTTCTCTCGGGCATCCGTGGTGCCCTCGACGCGCTCGGCGCGCGCCTGGGGACGGCCTCCGCCGCCTTCACCGAATGGCGCGGCAAGTCGGCGAGCCTCGGCTCCGCGACCATCGCTCCCGATGAGGTGAGCCTGCAGTTCCTCGCCGGACGCCCGATCATCGCGGTCGGCGGCGCCGCGGGCGGCAAGGCCACCCAGCTGTTCGACGGCTTCTGGCGGACCTCGCTGACCTCCGGCTCGGTCATGATCCGGGCTGTGGACGCGGGCGCCGACCGGCCCTCCTCCGTGCTGCTCAACACCCTCGGCCCGACCGAAGGCAATCTCGACGTTCTCGCCCGCGGCGACTGGGTGGTGACGTTCGATCTCGCCGCGGCCACCGGTGGCCGCAGCCTGCCGAGCCGCCTCAACCTCGATGTCGCGGCCGCGCCCGGCGCCTCCACCTCGGAACCCGTGGCGGCGGTCTTCCTCAACGACGTGCTTCTGGCGGCCAAGCGGCTCGATGCCAACGGCCACCCCGAGCACATCTCCGCCGCCGTCCCGCCCTACGCGCTGGCCGCCCGCAACGTCCTGCGCGTGACCTTCCAGCGCCAGCCGGTGAGCGACCGCTGCCGCGAGACGCCCCAGGCCTTCCCGGTCTCGGTGCTGCCCACCAGCCATTTCGAGCTGGGCGGCGCGGCTCCGAGCGGCGACTTCCTGGGCGTGATCTCGGCCATGGCCGCGGGCGGCAAGCTGCTTGTGCCGGACTCCTATCTCGCCACCGCCAAGGCGAGCCTTCCGCGCGTGGTGCGCGCCGCCGCGGCGGCCGGCATGCCCGCAGGCACGAGCACCTTCGAGGTGGCCTCCCTCGGCACCCCGTTCCGCGCCACCGGCGGCTTCCTCGCCCTCGATGTGCCGGTCCAGGGCGTGACGGCGAAGGCGAAGGTGGACGGCGACCGTCTCATCGTCGGCACCGACGAGCGGGCCCGCCTGCTCGACATCACCGGCCTCAGGAACGTGGCCTTGGTGCAGGCGGTCCGCGGCGACGATGCCCGCGGCATCCTGTGGCAGAGCATCGGGCCGGTGGCGATGACGCCCGCCAAGCCGGTGCGCCTGTCGAAGGGTGACGTGGCCCTTGTGGGTGTCGACGGCACGCTGACCGAACTCACCGCCTCGGGCGCCGCGCCCGGCACCGTCCGTGTCGCCGACACCGACGGCCCGGCCGGCACCCTTCAGCGCCTGTGGCAGAACTCGTCGGACTGGGGCCTGCCGCTCGGCATCGGCGCCGCCGCCCTGTTCTTCCTGCTGCTGATCCGCGCCTCGCAGGTGCGGCGCCGCGGCAACTGA
- the argH gene encoding argininosuccinate lyase: protein MSNKMWGGRFSTAPDAIMEEINASIGFDQRLYAQDIAGSKAHAAMLAAQGIVAAKDAQKITKGLDTILSEIEAGKFSFRRELEDIHMNVESRLAELIGAPAGRLHTARSRNDQVATDFRLYVRDTVDALDAQLADLQRALAEKALEHAATVMPGFTHLQTAQPVTFGHHLMAYVEMVARDRSRFADARKRLNECPLGSAALAGTSFPIDREATAAALGFDRPTANSLDAVSDRDFVMETLSAASICAIHLSRFAEEVVIWTSPSFALVKLSDAFTTGSSIMPQKRNPDAAELVRAKAGRIIGALTGILVVMKGLPLAYAKDMQEDKEGAFDAFSALSLVIAASAGMVRDMVPDEKRMAAAAGQGYSTATDLADWLVRALNIPFREAHHITGRIVALASDRGIALHKVSLEEMQAVDKRITGDVFSVLSVVRSVRSRTSYGGTAPQRVRAQARRWLKRLGAAPDAA from the coding sequence ATGAGCAACAAGATGTGGGGCGGGCGCTTCAGCACTGCCCCCGACGCCATCATGGAGGAGATCAACGCCTCCATCGGCTTCGACCAGCGTCTTTATGCGCAGGATATCGCCGGTTCCAAGGCGCACGCGGCCATGCTGGCCGCCCAGGGCATCGTGGCGGCGAAAGATGCCCAGAAGATCACCAAGGGTCTAGACACGATCCTGTCAGAGATCGAGGCGGGCAAGTTCTCCTTCCGGCGCGAGCTGGAGGACATCCACATGAACGTGGAATCGCGCCTCGCCGAACTCATCGGCGCCCCCGCCGGGCGCCTCCACACAGCCCGCTCGCGCAACGACCAGGTGGCCACCGACTTCCGCCTCTACGTGCGCGACACGGTGGACGCCCTCGATGCGCAATTGGCCGACCTCCAGCGCGCGCTGGCGGAGAAGGCGCTTGAACACGCCGCGACCGTCATGCCCGGGTTCACCCATCTGCAGACCGCCCAGCCGGTGACCTTCGGCCACCATCTGATGGCCTATGTGGAAATGGTGGCACGCGACCGCAGCCGCTTCGCCGATGCGAGGAAGCGCCTCAATGAATGCCCGCTGGGCTCGGCGGCGCTGGCCGGCACCTCCTTCCCCATCGATCGCGAGGCGACCGCCGCCGCGCTCGGCTTCGACCGGCCCACCGCCAATTCGCTCGATGCCGTCTCCGACCGCGACTTCGTGATGGAGACGCTCTCGGCGGCGTCCATCTGCGCCATCCACCTCTCGCGTTTTGCCGAGGAGGTGGTGATCTGGACCTCGCCCTCCTTCGCGCTGGTGAAGCTGTCGGATGCCTTCACCACCGGCTCGTCCATCATGCCGCAGAAGCGCAACCCCGATGCCGCCGAGCTGGTGCGCGCCAAGGCCGGGCGCATTATCGGCGCGCTCACCGGCATCCTCGTGGTGATGAAGGGCCTGCCTTTGGCCTATGCCAAGGACATGCAGGAGGACAAGGAAGGCGCGTTCGATGCCTTCTCCGCCCTCTCCTTGGTGATCGCCGCCTCCGCCGGCATGGTCCGCGACATGGTGCCCGACGAGAAGCGCATGGCCGCCGCCGCCGGCCAGGGCTATTCCACCGCCACCGACCTCGCCGACTGGCTGGTGCGGGCGCTGAACATCCCGTTCCGCGAGGCGCACCACATCACGGGACGCATCGTGGCTCTGGCCTCGGACCGCGGCATTGCGCTGCACAAGGTGTCGCTCGAAGAGATGCAGGCGGTGGACAAGCGCATCACCGGCGACGTGTTCTCCGTACTGTCCGTGGTGCGCTCGGTGCGCAGCCGCACCAGCTATGGCGGCACCGCGCCGCAGCGGGTGCGCGCTCAGGCGCGGCGCTGGCTGAAGCGCCTCGGGGCCGCCCCGGACGCG